The DNA region GCTGAAGAATTGATTGAAACCTCCCTGAGACGACGAGGTGAAACTGACTCAGCTACAAAAGCTAAAAACTGGCTTGAGGATTTGATAGAACATCATTTGCTACAACTTGCTGCTAATTCCAGGCAAATTGAATTTCATCACCAACTTTTTCAGGAGTACTATGCTGCTGAATGGCTGCTTCTAAGACTTAAACCCAACCATCCTGAGCACATCAGTAACGAACAACTGAAATACTACTTGAATTATCTGAAGTGGACAGAAGCGATCGCCCTCATGCTGAACCTGATGGAGGATAAAGATCAAGCAGTACAGGCAGTACAGTTAGCTCTAGAAGTGGATTTAATGCTAGGGGCAAGGTTAGCAGGAGAGGTTGATCTAAAGTTTCAGGAACAAACGATTAATTTAGTTGCTGCACTCAAAGTTCCTGAAAAGCCTAGGACTTCATTTTTTAGATCACACTCTGAGAAAAATTCTCGGCTGCTTATAACGGAGCTTTTAGGTATTACTCACTCTGAATATGCGATTTTGGAGTTATCTAAAGCATTGGAAGATTCAGACCCTCGTGTACGTCGGAGTGCTGTTTCTGCATTAGGACAATTGCGTAGTGAAAAGGCAATTCCAGCCTTGCTTAAAGCACTAGAAAATCAAGATGCTTTCATTGATATGTCGATTGAAGTGGCGTTAAGGAATTTGAACAGCAAGATTGTAGTTCCAGAATTACTGAAAGCATTAGAAGATCCAAAGTTTTGTGGTCGTCAGAAAGTAGTTTTTATATTGGGAGGACTGGGTAGTGATATAGCGGTTCCAGGGTTAATTAAAGCGCTGGAAGACCAAGATTCCAACGTTCGTTGGCGTGCTGCTTTTTCATTAAAAAGACTGCATAGTGAAAAGGCAATTCCAGCCTTGCTTAAAGCCTTAGAAGATAAATCTCCTATTGTCCGTAAGAACGCTGCTGAAGCATTAGGAGAGATAGTTTTAGGAAAGGTAGATACTAAAGTAGTAGTTCCAAGCTTACTTAAAGCATTGCAAGATCGGAATTATCAAGTTCGTATGGAAACTGCTAAGGCATTGGGAAAAATAGGCGATGAAGTGGCGATTCCAGCATTGCTTGCAGCTTTGGAGGATCTATTATCCCCCGTTCGATCAAGTGCTGCTGAAGCATTAGGAGAAATAGGTAGTCAGATAGCGATTCCAGCATTGCTCACAGCATCAGAAGATCAGGATATTTTCGTCCGTTGCTCCGTTGAGAGTGCGCTAAGGAAGCTTCGCAAAGAGGAACCATTTCTAGTATTGCCAAGCCTCGAAGCTATCGACGAGGAGATAAAGAAGCTGGGGGTTCAGCCACGCCCAACACAGAATAGACAGACTCAAAAGACAGAAGTTCAAAATTTTGATAGTTTAAGCGACATTGAAACATCGCAGGAATTGGGCGAAGCAGCAATACCCATGTTACTCAAGGCGCTGAAAAGTAAAGATCCGTATATTGGTATGAGAGCTGCTACTAAGTTAGGAGAAATAGGTAATAAGGAAGTAATTCCAGGATTGCTTAAGGTATTGGAAGATGAAGACTTTTTTATCCGTGGAAATGCTGCAGCAGCGTTAGAGCGGTTGAGTAGTGAAGCAACGATTCCAACATTGCTCAAGGCATTGAAACATCCTAACGCTGGTGTTCGTGAGGGTGCCGCGAGGGTGCTAGAGAAACTTGGTCATCCTGCCCTCCTACCTCATGTATGGCAGATGCAACTGAGCAACTCAGAACTTGTCTTTATTTCTTCCTTACTAGGAACTATACAACCGCTTCTTTTTTCTACTATCAAAGCTATTCAAGAACGTTGCAAATTCTACAACTACGATATTACTAAATCTCCGCCCCCGCCATCCGCAGCAGTTTGGAAAATTCAGGAATTACTCACCCAACTAGCACAGACTTATCCAACGACAACTAAATCAGAGCAGCAGATTTTTCTAGATCAGTTTGATGAGCGTATCCGACCAACACCTCATATTGCTAGCATTCTTGTAGAAGGAGGCATTGAAGGCATTAAATTGCTTTGTCCTCCTGCCGGAATTCCAATCGAGATGGCAAGGAAACTGTACGAAATTCTGATGAAAAATCGGGAGCGATAGTAAAATGGCTAAAACAATAACGATTGAGTTACCTGATGATTTAGAGCAGCAGCTTGCAGTTCAGGCAAATGCTCTCAATCAACCGCTGGAGGGAATCGTTCTGCAAACCCTGATTGCTGTTGCAACACAGATCCAAGCTTTACAGGATGCCAACTTTGAGGTTCGTAGAAATGCGGCTGAAGCCTTGGGACGGATTGGCACTGAAGCCGCTATTCCTGTGTTGGTTCAGGCGTTGAACGATGAAAATCTTCATGTTCGTGAGAGTGCCGCGATCGCCCTGAGAAAAATTGGGACAGAAGCAGCAATTTCAGCCTTGACTCATGATTTGCCTTCTGAATCTTCAGTTTCAAGCGAATACGATCCAATTACACCGCTGATTGGAACACTGCATCTGGGCACAACTGACCTAGCTGAAGATCACGATCGCTATATTGGTGAAGTCCTGACACAGGAGTTAAGCCCCAGTGAGTAGGCTTTTCGTTGATACCTCTGGTTGGGCAAGCTTGTTCATTCCCACCGAATCTTTTCATGTACAGGCTGCTCAGTGCTTTGCTCAAGCGCAACAGCAAAAACAAACCTTAATTACAACAAATTATATTGTGACAGAATTAGTCGCTTTGCTGGGGATCCGTCAACGCGCTCCACGCACCACCCTCTTTCAGTACATTGACTCAATCAAAACAGCCCCATTTGTTGAAGTGATTCACATTGATGTTGTGAGGGTGCCAAGCGGAAAAAATGGGTAGGTTAGGCCACCGCTAAGTCACTCGCATTGGGCTCGACAATTTCTAGCCGCTTGGCATCGAGTTTGGCAGTCAAAATTTCAGCACAGAAGGTGTCCCATCGTCCTGCCGCCCAATAACAGCGACCTTGAAGCAGAATTTCTGCATGTTCAGGCAACCAAAACTTGCCATTTCCCTTGAGCCGCAGGTTGACCACCTGGCGGATTAGACTCTCAATGGCTCCACTGCCAATCGGTAGATTCATTGCCTGTACCTGCCCATAGGCAAAGCGCTGGGGTTGGTCATTAAAGTAGTTGAATGGGGTTGTCATTGCCTTGCGTTGTTGGCGCGTGTGTTTCTGAGCCAGAATCTGCTGCATCTGTGTCAGGAGTTGCGCCAACTTACCCCGTTTGAGGCTAGAACGAGCCGCCTCGAACCATTTCCGTGCCACTTGAGCTTTGCTAAAAGCCGCCTCAGCAAAATCCTTCAAATGCTGACTGGCATGGTAAAAGTCAATCAACTCAATCAGTCGGTCTTTGGGCAGGCCCAAGCGTTCCAGAAGGGCGGGAATCCGGTGCCAAATCCAAGGAGCGCCATCGGCTAGCAGCAACACTTGCTGGGCATGCACAACCCCCAATTTGACCAGATACATCTCCAGCAGGCTCATGAATCCTTCGATACCGGTAAAGGTGCCGTCATTAATGACCGGTAATTTGACTGTATTGATGCGCTGGCCCTGCTCATCGATGGCATAGAGGGTGAATAGTTTGGGTTCTCGCCAATGCCCCCGATACCCCCGCCGCTTGGTCGCCCGTCGTCTACCCCGTTTGTTGTATCGCAACCGGGTGCGCCCGCCATCGACACTCAACCCCACTCTCTGTCCCTCAAAGGTCTGGCCAGTGGGCAGTTGGCCTTGCTGCAACTGAGCCAGCCACTGGTCGGTTAACGCCAGGCCGATTTGACCAAAACCATAGGTCAGTCGCACCACCCGTTTCTCACTCAACTCAATGCCCCATTGCTGCAACTGCTCAGTCGCTTGCGCAAAGGACCTCGACAGCATCCCTGCCGCTGCAACCACGCTCCAAACCAGGGGACTGACTTGCTCTTCCAGTCCCAACCAACGCAGCAGGGGATAGAATCCCTGTCCCTGGGATGGCCCCCGTTGACCGGCTTTCCGCTTGCCTTTCCGCTTCTGCTGAGAGACCCCATTGAGAATGTAGCCCACCTTGAACTCAACGACGACATTGCCTACGGTTAATACCTTGACCCGGCGTTTGCCTTGACTGCGAGCCATGAAGCCTCGTGATGAGCGGGTCCGTTGGTTGGCTTCTCGTTGGCTATCTGGATGCTCACTGAGTTCGTGCAGCAGCAGGGCAATCACCTGGCCGGCTAGCACCAGAGCCGCGGCGCGGATTGCCTCCTCCCGTGCTTTCAACGCCACTCCATCCCAACTGGAAATTTCCCCCACGGCCAGCAGTGGGGCAATGGTTTGCTTAAATGTTTCAATGGCTTGGTTGAGATCCAGGGTTGCAGGTATATTCATATTCACTAGAGACAGGATGTTTTTTCACTCTGCACCGATCATTGTGCATATCCGGCTCTTCCGGATCCGGGGTGAAAATCGTATAATATGATACTTTCAGTCAGGGATTGCGCCAATGGACATACATCTTGATAGATTGCTTAACTTCCCTCACGTTACGGTTGAAAGTTGCATTCAAAAAGACAATGAAGTGTACTTAAAGTTGCGCTTGCTCAATCAAGAATCTAGCTGTCCACACTGTAAGAAATCAAGTTCAGAGTTGCATCAAAACCGTCCGATTTTGATTCGAGACCTATCGATTTTTGGCCAAGTCACTTATTTGAAAATTCCTCGTCGTCAGTTTTATTGTCGTGATTGCCAACGTTATTTTACTGAGTCATTGACATTTATGGATGCAGGACGGCAGTACACTCGACGCTATGAGGAGCATATTTACCAGCAAGTACAACTGTCAAGTATGGAGCAAGTGGGTCGCGTAGAAGGATTAAGCTTTGAGCGCATTGAAGGGATTTTCAAGCATCAGTATGCACAGAAAAAAACACGGGATGGGCAGGAGTCAAACGCATTGGGATTGATGAAATCAGCAAGCGGAAAGGGCATCAAAACTTCGCCACCGTTATCGGCGACGTTGAGGCCGGGAAATTGATTGAAGTGATTGACAGTCACCAACAGGAAGACATTATTGAAATCCTGAAGCAGCAGCCCATAGAGGTGCGTGCAAAAGTTGAAGAGGTGAGCGTGGATATGTGGGGAGGATTCCCAAAGGTAGTCAAGAAAGTGTTTCCCAATGCCGTGGTAGTGATTGACCGCTTTCATGTCATGAAATTAGTCAATGAGGAGTTAAATAAAATTCGTAGACAATCGGGTGTATCAGACCGAGGTAGCAAATTCATTTTGCTCAAGAATGGCAAGGATTTAACAGCAGAAGAAAAGACAAAGTTAGAAGAGATTCTGAAACGGTCAAAGCGATTAGGAAAAGCCTATGAGTGGAAAGAAGAGTTTCGCGCGATTTATGAACAACCATTAACCGTTGAGGAAGGCAAGCGTCAGATCCAAGGGTGGCTCGATCAAGCGCGAGTCGTCTATAGTGAAGCAAGCACAACGATTCGTAACCATTTAGATGGGATTAGCAACTACTTTCGGAATCGCACAACGAGTGGCGCAATGGAGGGAATCAACAACCGAATTAAATTGATTAAACGGCAAGCTTATGGCTTTGTCAATTTCAACAATTTTCGAGAAAGACTATTAGCCTGCTTCTCTGATTAAATAAAGTTATCACAGTACTAACGGGAGAACCGCATATCCTGTCTTTTCTCAGCTTTTGCTGCCTCTCCTCAAAGCCATCTTTTTCGCATCGCACCCTGTTGTGACAGATGCGATCGCATGGGAGCTTTGCAAAAGTAGACCAGATAAAGGTTGGTCACTGGTTGATTGCACTTCATTTGTCGTAATGCAGCAGTTGAGTATCCAACAAGCCTTAACAACCGACCAACATTTTGAGCAAGCAGGCTTTGTTCGGTTACTGAAGCAGCCATAATGGTTGTTGACACAGGAATCAATAGTGTGCAGGCGCAAGATAACAAATCGATGGAGCCGACCGTATCAAGGTTATCTGTGAGAGTCAAAGGATATCTGCGGCGGCTCATCTCAACCGTTGTGCCGCTTTGGTTGCGAATGATGGCAGTCGTTGGGATATTGATGTCATGGCAAAGATCAAAGTACGCTAGTATCAAACAGCACCTTTTTGGATCGCTCTCGCGTGGACTTTGAGATTATTGGCAATATCACAAACATTGAGGTAATTGCCACAGGGACGGGAATCCGCGATCGGGCACGACTACAGAAGCAGTACGGTCGAGGCAAGTGGAGAAAGTTGAAGGGCATTGCCCAGGTTCAGCTTGCAAACGGTATGATACGGTTAGCCGAGATTCATTGGTATGAAGCTCATGGGATCGGCAAAAAAGAGTTCAAGCTCAAGCTACCGTTTCTGGATTGACTATGAAAGCCGAGCAAATCCAATCAAATCAGTTTGCGGTGTGCCTGAACAATGAGGGCTATGAAGCTTCATTGGAGGTTGGCAAAATATACCGAGTGGTTGCTGATGAGGAAGCAAAAGCAAACGGGTTAGTTCGGGTGATTGATGAAAGCGGTGAGGATTACGCTTTTTCTGCAAATCGGTTTTACCCGATCGAAGTGCCAAAGCCTGTAGAAGAGGTGTTGTTGTCAGTGGGCTAGTAGCGACAGCAGCACAACAATTCAAATGCAGCGGACGGTTGAAAGCCGTTGCTGCTGAGTTCAGAGTTATCTGCTGCCGCTGATTTGAGCCGTTAGCTAGCTCC from Leptodesmis sichuanensis A121 includes:
- a CDS encoding HEAT repeat domain-containing protein; translated protein: MAKTITIELPDDLEQQLAVQANALNQPLEGIVLQTLIAVATQIQALQDANFEVRRNAAEALGRIGTEAAIPVLVQALNDENLHVRESAAIALRKIGTEAAISALTHDLPSESSVSSEYDPITPLIGTLHLGTTDLAEDHDRYIGEVLTQELSPSE
- a CDS encoding transposase family protein, encoding MDIHLDRLLNFPHVTVESCIQKDNEVYLKLRLLNQESSCPHCKKSSSELHQNRPILIRDLSIFGQVTYLKIPRRQFYCRDCQRYFTESLTFMDAGRQYTRRYEEHIYQQVQLSSMEQVGRVEGLSFERIEGIFKHQYAQKKTRDGQESNALGLMKSASGKGIKTSPPLSATLRPGN
- a CDS encoding ISLre2 family transposase; translation: MNIPATLDLNQAIETFKQTIAPLLAVGEISSWDGVALKAREEAIRAAALVLAGQVIALLLHELSEHPDSQREANQRTRSSRGFMARSQGKRRVKVLTVGNVVVEFKVGYILNGVSQQKRKGKRKAGQRGPSQGQGFYPLLRWLGLEEQVSPLVWSVVAAAGMLSRSFAQATEQLQQWGIELSEKRVVRLTYGFGQIGLALTDQWLAQLQQGQLPTGQTFEGQRVGLSVDGGRTRLRYNKRGRRRATKRRGYRGHWREPKLFTLYAIDEQGQRINTVKLPVINDGTFTGIEGFMSLLEMYLVKLGVVHAQQVLLLADGAPWIWHRIPALLERLGLPKDRLIELIDFYHASQHLKDFAEAAFSKAQVARKWFEAARSSLKRGKLAQLLTQMQQILAQKHTRQQRKAMTTPFNYFNDQPQRFAYGQVQAMNLPIGSGAIESLIRQVVNLRLKGNGKFWLPEHAEILLQGRCYWAAGRWDTFCAEILTAKLDAKRLEIVEPNASDLAVA
- a CDS encoding ISL3 family transposase is translated as MSKRKGHQNFATVIGDVEAGKLIEVIDSHQQEDIIEILKQQPIEVRAKVEEVSVDMWGGFPKVVKKVFPNAVVVIDRFHVMKLVNEELNKIRRQSGVSDRGSKFILLKNGKDLTAEEKTKLEEILKRSKRLGKAYEWKEEFRAIYEQPLTVEEGKRQIQGWLDQARVVYSEASTTIRNHLDGISNYFRNRTTSGAMEGINNRIKLIKRQAYGFVNFNNFRERLLACFSD
- a CDS encoding HEAT repeat domain-containing protein, whose amino-acid sequence is MISALDVQPYLQAILSPARNRQDWQDFYTSTQAQLPLRVRAYASAQSDPEASQQEDKLKQMEVLAGLRKYAANHVLLIGNPGSGKSTALRRLLWEEAERCTQAKREQKPIVQIPVLVELRSYRNGSVLDWLKKELRSLKLSLSQEEIQCFLDSQGLLLLFDGLNELPSRESWQEVDSFRKRNLGTPMIFTTRKLEAGADLGIEKKLEMMPLCESQMRQFIERRLKGQADELLRGLGDRLQDLAETPLLLKMLCEVFTPEQPVPQNRGGLFRMFVRRYDEEHKPRCQYEANAFPNFFKFRDEVMQLLAVEMIQGGEPPTDALLQIDKNQAEELIETSLRRRGETDSATKAKNWLEDLIEHHLLQLAANSRQIEFHHQLFQEYYAAEWLLLRLKPNHPEHISNEQLKYYLNYLKWTEAIALMLNLMEDKDQAVQAVQLALEVDLMLGARLAGEVDLKFQEQTINLVAALKVPEKPRTSFFRSHSEKNSRLLITELLGITHSEYAILELSKALEDSDPRVRRSAVSALGQLRSEKAIPALLKALENQDAFIDMSIEVALRNLNSKIVVPELLKALEDPKFCGRQKVVFILGGLGSDIAVPGLIKALEDQDSNVRWRAAFSLKRLHSEKAIPALLKALEDKSPIVRKNAAEALGEIVLGKVDTKVVVPSLLKALQDRNYQVRMETAKALGKIGDEVAIPALLAALEDLLSPVRSSAAEALGEIGSQIAIPALLTASEDQDIFVRCSVESALRKLRKEEPFLVLPSLEAIDEEIKKLGVQPRPTQNRQTQKTEVQNFDSLSDIETSQELGEAAIPMLLKALKSKDPYIGMRAATKLGEIGNKEVIPGLLKVLEDEDFFIRGNAAAALERLSSEATIPTLLKALKHPNAGVREGAARVLEKLGHPALLPHVWQMQLSNSELVFISSLLGTIQPLLFSTIKAIQERCKFYNYDITKSPPPPSAAVWKIQELLTQLAQTYPTTTKSEQQIFLDQFDERIRPTPHIASILVEGGIEGIKLLCPPAGIPIEMARKLYEILMKNRER